From a single Pseudoliparis swirei isolate HS2019 ecotype Mariana Trench chromosome 12, NWPU_hadal_v1, whole genome shotgun sequence genomic region:
- the nus1 gene encoding dehydrodolichyl diphosphate synthase complex subunit nus1, with translation MALIYGLLWRLLLVLVHINRALVLWLRVRLRSWKGRLWERAMAGLLLPVALAGFPDHQKRLDQNPDANANPVTGNSSAGRRSRWLSDGRSLEKLPVHIGLLVTEEEPSYTDIANLVVWCMAVGISYVSVYDNHGAFRKNNSRLLEEIGRQQQDLLGAEGSKCNVDFLSRGGDDRQHHGVSCGPTVKVLSPEDGKQSIVQAAQRLCRSVENKERSSKDISVSMLDVLLRDSKNVPDPELVVKFGPVESTLGFLPWHIRLTEFISLPSHRNVSYEDLLSVLQRFSSCQQRLGH, from the exons ATGGCGCTGATTTACGGCTTGTTATGGCGGCTACTGCTGGTTCTGGTCCACATCAACAGAGCGCTGGTCCTCTGGCTCCGCGTCCGTCTTCGGAGCTGGAAGGGGCGGCTGTGGGAGCGGGCGATGGCCGGTCTGCTGCTGCCGGTAGCCCTCGCCGGGTTCCCGGACCACCAGAAACGGCTGGATCAAAACCCCGATGCCAACGCGAACCCGGTGACCGGGAACAGCAGTGCGGGTCGCCGGTCCCGATGGCTCTCTGACGGGAGGTCTCTGGAGAAGCTGCCGGTCCACATCGGCCTGTTGGTGACGGAAGAAGAACCGAGCTACACGGACATCGCCAACCTGGTGGTCTGGTGCATGGCTGTGGGCATTTCTTACGTCAGCGTCTACGATAATCACG GTGCTTTTCGGAAGAACAACTCCCGCCTGCTGGAGGAGATCGGGAGGCAGCAGCAGGACCTGCTCGGCGCCGAAGGCTCCAAATGCAACGTGGATTTCCTGAGCCGCGGCGGTGACGACCGGCAGCACCACG ggGTGTCCTGCGGCCCCACGGTGAAGGTGCTGTCTCCAGAGGACGGGAAGCAGAGCATCGTCCAGGCGGCGCAGCGTCTCTGTCGCTCCGTGGAGAACAAAGAGAGGAGCTCCAAAGACATCAGCGTCTCCATGCTGGACGTCCTGCTGAGAg ACTCTAAGAACGTTCCGGACCCGGAGCTGGTGGTGAAGTTCGGCCCGGTGGAAAGCACGCTGGGCTTCCTGCCCTGGCACATCCGGCTCACCGAGTTCAT ctcGCTGCCCTCCCACAGAAACGTGTCCTACGAGGACCTGCTGAGCGTCCTGCAGCGGTTCAGTTCCTGTCAGCAGCGGTTGGGCCATTGA